Part of the Prunus dulcis chromosome 8, ALMONDv2, whole genome shotgun sequence genome is shown below.
TGGTGAGATCTAACTTCCTCATTAGGTACTTCTGGATGAACGAAACAGGCACGTTTCCATCTCTTTGACAAATGAACCAAATATAAGATTTAAGCACTGGAGAATTCTTTCCAGAcataatcattttctgatcTTCAAAATCTTAAGAAGACACATATTACTAGTACTAGCAATGatgatttttgaaaatttacaGTTTTTCCGGCATTAAGATAACATAGTATTAATGGTTTTCATACAACCATGCATGTACTCCAGCAATAAGAATAAAGCAAGCATGTATGTGCATTAAAACAATGTACATTTCAGCATGTAATGATGAATGAAGCGTTCAAACATGCATTAAAGCCATAGAGACGAACTCACTTTATTCTTAAGTAATTTGTAGGAATTTGCGGCAAGGGTTCATCTTCCCTGAAACCATGAAGTTATAGAATCAATATATCAACAAAAGCAGAGCAACTTGTCAagaaatttgtataaatattCCAAAATGATTTAGAATCTTTCAAAGCTAAAGTTGTTTCTCACTGGTCTTCAGAAGCTACAAGTGAGAACCAAATTGGACCAACTCTTCTTTCATGTTTGCCAATGGCTGCATCCAGAACAGCTTGGGGTGAAATGCTTGATTCTCCAAATGCTTCCCTCTTTCGGCGAACCCTACGCAGCTTCTTAGGCTTTACTGTTTCTGGAGAGAGAAGATAAGTGCCATTTTTTTCATCCTCAACTTTTGATTTCTgtttattttccttatttttgggttttcgaACCTGAGATTCACTGGCGACAACATGCACCGGTTCTACTTTATTATCAGACCCTTGTGAATTGGATTTGTGAGACTTGGTCCTATTTGCAACTTccaccaaaaaatttaatggtttccaaaGATCCAATTTCCCTTCCCTTGCTTCACCACCATTCTCAGTTTCTTTAATGGGTACAGATTTGCTAGGCTCGGCAGAGAAAGAACTCTGCCAGTCAAATGTGAAAGCAATAAATGCATTAGTATATTTACCAAAtgctatattttctttttaagctTGTGAAAACAAGACCTCATCGGCAGTTTAAAGAGTGCATATAAGGAAAAAGATAAGAGATAATGTTGCCCTCATTTACCTGCCTGTTATTTTGACCAGACTTATTTGAGGCCTCCGGTGAGCTGAAACGCTCTGGATGATCTTCCGCGGCAGAatcttcctctttctttataggcctttcaaccaaaaaactaGATCCCTGTAAAGCAGAAGCCTTTCTCGCAACAGCTTTAGTTCTCCTTCCAGTCATCATGGTAGCCTGGGTTGACACTCTGGGAGTGCTGACCACCAATGACGAGA
Proteins encoded:
- the LOC117638224 gene encoding E3 ubiquitin protein ligase DRIP2; protein product: MPNQVVKVKRETITACMTCPLCHKLFRDATTISECLHTFCRKCIYSKISDEELEFCPICNIDLGCVPLEKLRPDHSLQDVRAKIFPFKRRKVRAPEVMPSATLPARRKERSLSSLVVSTPRVSTQATMMTGRRTKAVARKASALQGSSFLVERPIKKEEDSAAEDHPERFSSPEASNKSGQNNRQSSFSAEPSKSVPIKETENGGEAREGKLDLWKPLNFLVEVANRTKSHKSNSQGSDNKVEPVHVVASESQVRKPKNKENKQKSKVEDEKNGTYLLSPETVKPKKLRRVRRKREAFGESSISPQAVLDAAIGKHERRVGPIWFSLVASEDQEDEPLPQIPTNYLRIKDGNVPVSFIQKYLMRKLDLTNEAEVEIKCMGQPVVPTLQMYNLVDLWLQTSSPSQRITASIGSSAKDFVMVLAYSRKVSNS